The window AAAGGAATTTTATAGAATAGCTTTTTCTAATGGAAGTCCTTTAATTATGGTTAAAGAAGTATTAAAATTATTAAAAGGTAAAAAAATTGTAGCTCCACCACTTGCAATTATTGAGCATTTACTTTGGATAGAACTAGAAAAATCTGAAAATAAAATCTACCAAAATATAGTAGCTCAAATAAAAGATTTTCCGAAACTATATTCTTTACTCAACGTAGAAACTACTGGAACTTCTACATATTCGAGGTTAAAAAATATAAATGTAAATTCCAATTCTAATGGAGCTAAAGAACTTTTAAAAGCTATAAAAGAACTTGATGAATTTGGTGTTTCTTTAGACTTAAGTTTTCTTAGTGATAACAAACTAAAATATTTAGCTTTAGAAATTCAAAAATCTGATAAATTTAGAATAGATAAATTCTTTAATGATAATAAAAAATATTCATATTTAGCTCTATTCGTATATTTTAAGCGGAAAGAATTTGTAGATATGGTTATAGAGGTTACATCAACATATGCACATACTATATTGAAAAGAAGTCGTAAAAAATCTAGGATTTATACTCTTCAGAACCAGGAAAATCTTAGATTAAATTTTTTAAAACTTAAAGAGGTTGTTAAAAAAGTTATTAATTTAGAAGGAGTGGATGAGCTTAAAAAGTTGCAAAATCTTTTAGTTCCATTGAATGAGGAGTTAGAAGCTCAAGAAGAAGAATTAGAAGAGATTGATTTTCTTTTAAAATCTGGTCAGAGCTTTAATTATACAAATGAATTATTAGAATGTATTGAATTTAATAGCAATACAAAGCCTGAATTTATAAACTATCTAAAAGAATTTCCAAATTTAAAATACAAGAAAAAAATAGAATTAGATACATCTATCTTTAGTACCCAATGGCAAAAAAATATAAAAAAATTAGATTCAAACAAAAAAATAGTTGAATTAGCCTTGTTATATTCTATTAAAGATTATATTAGATCTGGAGATATTTTTGTAAGAGAAAGTAAGAAATACAATAGTTTCGATCATTATCTAGTTGAAACAGAAAACTTAGTTGGCACTGAAGAAGGAAAAAGTTTTTTAGAAAGTTTGAAGCTCCTTCTAAATATCCCTAAAAAATTAAATTTTGCAACTGATATCTCTGTTGATGAAAAAAGTATTTTTAGTGATAAAATTTATAGTTATTTCCCTAAAATTTCTATGACTGAAATTCTTTATGAAGTTAATTCCTGGACTGGAGTATTAGAACATATCAAAGAAAACACTAACTCCTCTGAAAAACAAAAAGCTTTAGTTGCAACATTAATGTCTAATGGGCATAATATAGGTTTCTCAAAAATGTCTATTTCAAGTTCTATAGACGAATCTACTTTGAGAAGAACTAGTGAATATTATTTTAATAACGAAGCTTTATCTAAAGCTCAAAAAAATCTTGTAAATTATCACCATTCTTTAGATATTGTTAAAAATTGGGGAAATGGTGAGAATTCATCTTCTGATGGAATGAGAGTTCCAATAAATTCAAAAACTATTTATGCAGATTATAATGCTCATTATGGAAATAAAGGTGGAGGCATATATAGACATGTTAGTGATCAATATACACCATTCTACGTGCAAATGTTAGAAGGAAGAGATAGTAATCATGTTTTAGATGGATTGCTTTATCATGAATCTGAACTTCAAATATATGGACATTCTACAGATACCGCAGGTTATACAGAACAAATGTTCGCATTAACATATTTACTAGGCTTTAATTTTAAACCTAGAATAAAGAATTTAGAACAGCAGCAACTTTATGCTTTTGAAAATATAGAAATAGATAATAGAAAATTTAAAAAAATAAATGAAAAGATAATACTTGAAAATTACAATGAAATCTTGAGAATGATTGAATCTATTAAGTGCGGTAAGGTAAAGGCTTCTTTAATTCTTAATAAAATAAATTCTTATAATCGTGATAATGGAGTAGCCAAAGGACTAAAAGAAATTGGAAGAATTTTAAAAACAAAATATATTTTAGAATATTTTTCAAATGGAGATTTAAGAAAAGAAGTTCAACAAATGTTAAATAAGGGAGAATCTATTAATTCTGTTGCAAGATTGATGTTTTTTGGAAAAAATGGAAGACTTAACGAAAGTTCAATAGAGAGTCAGTTAGAAAAAGCTAGTTGTTTAAATATAATGCTATCATCTTTAATTGTTTGGAATTCAAGATATTTAGAAAAGATCTACTCAATAGCAAAAAATGAGGAATGGTTTAGCGAAGATGAATTTAAAAGAGTTAGTCCTTTAGGAACTCAACATGTAAATTTTCTTGGAAAATATATATTTGAAGAGATAAAAATAGAAACAAAAGATGGATTAAGAGAAATCAAGGTTTAGAGGATACCCCTCAAAAGCCTTGATTTCATTGAGAAAGTTGTAAATTTGGTGCCGAAACGCAAAAAAACCGACGCGAGGCCTAATATTATTATAAATGCTATTAATATTTGGAATACAATTTACTTAGAAAAAGCTCTTGAATACTTAAAAACTATTGAAGAGGTTGATGAGGATCTACTAGGGAATATCTCTCCTCTTGCTTGGGAACATATTAATCTTTTAGGAGAATATAATTTTGATTCAAATTGCACTACTTCTTTAGAATTTTTAAGAGAATTAAATATAGGTTAAAGTGTTGAAAATAAAGGGGTTATGGGTGGTCAGGAAAATCCTTAGCGTTGTTATTCCGCGTTTTCCTGACGGAACCCCATCTACAGCTTTTTATCTATAATTTTTTAATCTTACGGCTACTAATTAGGTCAATTTCAAATGAACACCTTAAATCTCAAATTAAAGAGTTATTTTTATGGACTTTTGGACATAAAATAATAATATTTGTATGTCAATCTTATTTTATAATATTTTTCTTGTAAAAGTTTATAAATTTAGCATAAATCACCAATTTTACTCTTAAAATATCACTTCTTACTTATTATTCTTTTCCTTTACTTCTTCTAAAACCTCTAGACTGGCCAATTTCTTTTGTATTATTTCTTTTTTTAATAATCAAACTGTCTATAATATCTTCTAATATCAAGAGAGTGTTTTGTATTATCTTCAAAATGAAACGCCAATCGATCAACCAAAACTGTTGATGCAATTGTTGGTGCTATTATCCAACGATATTTTTCATCTATTCCGTTTAATTTAAAATCTAATGTATCAATAATACTTAATTTTTTTGTGTATTTCTTTAAAAACTTTTCAGCTCTATCATCTAAAACTCTTGTTTTTCCAGAACCTTTAACTAAAAATACACAAGTATCTTCCTCGACTATTTCTAAAGTTCCATGGAAAAATTCTGAACTTGTAACAGACTTTGTTTTTAACCATTGCATCTCTTCCAACAAACACATTGAGAATAGATACGTCTCACCCCACACTTCACCACCACCAATCCAAATCATATATGGCTCTTTATAATACTGTTTTGCCATTTCTTTTGCTTGAGGATCAAATTGTAGTTTTGCCTCTAATAAATTTTCTGGTAGTAATAATAACTGATTTCCAAAATCATTATAATCTAAAAACTCTCCTCTATTTGACAAAATTTTAAAAAATAACCAAAATAATAGCATATACTCATACTCTACACCATTTTCATGTCTCATTGGAATTACATAATTAGAATTTTTAGCTAAAGGAGATTCTAAATTTTTTGTACAAGATATAACTCTTATCCCCATCTCTTTATATTTTTTAGCCATTTCAACTGTTTCTTTTGTATCTCCTGATTTTGACAAAGTTATTATTAATGATTTTTCTGTTAAAGCCTTATGTCCTCTTACAATTAACTCCGCTGCTTGTTCTACATAAACAGGTAGTTCTGTAAGTTGCTTTGCAATCTCTCCCATTGCCATTAAAGGTGCTAAACTACCTCCAACTGCTGTAAAAAATATATTTGAAAACCCATCTTTTGTAACTATATTAGCAATTTCTTCTGCTATTGGTTTAGCCTCTCCTATTAACTTAGCACTATTTCTATACTCCTCCTCTTTAAATTTTAACATTTCAGAATATTTTGACATAATTACCCTCCATTTATATTTATATTTTACTTTTTAAAACTAAATCAAAATCTGTAAAAATCTTTTTTTCTACATTAATTTTCTTTTCTTTAGCTATTCTATAGCTTAATACTTGAATTGGAATAACATATAATAAAGTTAAAAAATTTGGATTTATATCTTTTGATACATTCAAATTTATTGTTTGACTATCTTTATTATCGCTATTCGTTATAATTGTTGAAAATCCAATATAATTTCCCATATATTTTTTTAAAATATGTAGTCTTTTTGACAATGGAATAGTTAAATCTAAATCCAAATAAAATATAGCATTTGAATTATTAGCTTCTAAATATGGTCCATGCATATACGCTTCAAGTTCATGACCTGTTGATGGACATCTAACTACT of the Cetobacterium sp. ZOR0034 genome contains:
- a CDS encoding Tn3 family transposase, which encodes MEYRNTILSKRDREDILKFLVNDKNLNTQFILSKNEILRIKKLKKPSHQLGYALQLMYLKNKNINIIEYVHIIPEKIVKFLSEQLNCTAKNLNEYWEIKNTKTRYFQEILDKLDYIKFEYDPNLEKEFYRIAFSNGSPLIMVKEVLKLLKGKKIVAPPLAIIEHLLWIELEKSENKIYQNIVAQIKDFPKLYSLLNVETTGTSTYSRLKNINVNSNSNGAKELLKAIKELDEFGVSLDLSFLSDNKLKYLALEIQKSDKFRIDKFFNDNKKYSYLALFVYFKRKEFVDMVIEVTSTYAHTILKRSRKKSRIYTLQNQENLRLNFLKLKEVVKKVINLEGVDELKKLQNLLVPLNEELEAQEEELEEIDFLLKSGQSFNYTNELLECIEFNSNTKPEFINYLKEFPNLKYKKKIELDTSIFSTQWQKNIKKLDSNKKIVELALLYSIKDYIRSGDIFVRESKKYNSFDHYLVETENLVGTEEGKSFLESLKLLLNIPKKLNFATDISVDEKSIFSDKIYSYFPKISMTEILYEVNSWTGVLEHIKENTNSSEKQKALVATLMSNGHNIGFSKMSISSSIDESTLRRTSEYYFNNEALSKAQKNLVNYHHSLDIVKNWGNGENSSSDGMRVPINSKTIYADYNAHYGNKGGGIYRHVSDQYTPFYVQMLEGRDSNHVLDGLLYHESELQIYGHSTDTAGYTEQMFALTYLLGFNFKPRIKNLEQQQLYAFENIEIDNRKFKKINEKIILENYNEILRMIESIKCGKVKASLILNKINSYNRDNGVAKGLKEIGRILKTKYILEYFSNGDLRKEVQQMLNKGESINSVARLMFFGKNGRLNESSIESQLEKASCLNIMLSSLIVWNSRYLEKIYSIAKNEEWFSEDEFKRVSPLGTQHVNFLGKYIFEEIKIETKDGLREIKV
- a CDS encoding Tn3 family transposase — its product is MPKRKKTDARPNIIINAINIWNTIYLEKALEYLKTIEEVDEDLLGNISPLAWEHINLLGEYNFDSNCTTSLEFLRELNIG
- a CDS encoding SIS domain-containing protein, whose protein sequence is MSKYSEMLKFKEEEYRNSAKLIGEAKPIAEEIANIVTKDGFSNIFFTAVGGSLAPLMAMGEIAKQLTELPVYVEQAAELIVRGHKALTEKSLIITLSKSGDTKETVEMAKKYKEMGIRVISCTKNLESPLAKNSNYVIPMRHENGVEYEYMLLFWLFFKILSNRGEFLDYNDFGNQLLLLPENLLEAKLQFDPQAKEMAKQYYKEPYMIWIGGGEVWGETYLFSMCLLEEMQWLKTKSVTSSEFFHGTLEIVEEDTCVFLVKGSGKTRVLDDRAEKFLKKYTKKLSIIDTLDFKLNGIDEKYRWIIAPTIASTVLVDRLAFHFEDNTKHSLDIRRYYRQFDY